The window ATCCGCACGAGCGATGCGCCAGGCCGGGAAGTTCGACAGCCCGGCGTAGTGAATCTTGCCGGCACGCACCAGATCGTCGAAGCCACGCAGGATTTCTTCCATCGGCGTGACGCCGTCGCTCATGTGCGCCCAGAACAGGTCGATGTGATCGGTGTTGAGCCGTTTCAGGCTTTCTTCCACGGCACGAACCATGTTCTTGCGGTTATTGCCGGTGTGGGAAATGCCCGCGGCGGGTGTGGTCCCCAAGGTGTATTTGGTGGCGATGACCAGGCTATCCCTTTCCACTGCAATGAACTCGCTAAGCATGGCTTCCGACTGCCCGCCCTGATAGCCGTTGGCGGTGTCGATAAAGTTGCCGCCGGCCTCCAGGTAGCCATCGAAAATGCGCTTGGCTTCGTCACGCTCGGCGCCATGGCCCCAGCCGGTACCGAAGTTGCCGGCGCCCAGCGCCAGTTCCGAAACCCGCAAGCCGGTTTTGCGACCGAAGACTTTGTAATGCATGAGGTGACTCCTGAGGAACAACGGCGGGATTTATTTAAATGTCTATCAACATGTATTAAATATGATGCCAGTAATATGAGCCGTCAAGGCGCTTTTCCATTCAGGGCAAAACAGCCGACCGCCGGGGGTAACGTTGTCAAACTCAGCACAATCTTCAGTCGAGCAAAAAACCTGTGGCGAGGGAGCTTGCTCGCGCTTGAGTACGTAGCACTCATAAAAATCTGCGTTGCTGTCTCATTTTGGGGCCGCTACGCAGCCCAGCGGGAGCAAGCTCCCTCGCCACAAAGTAGGTGTGACTGAGAGTCCGCGTAGCATTTTGCTCCTGCCAGTTTCTGACAGCAGCCTCTGCTAAGCTCCGACGACTTCTCAGGAAAGAGACTACAGACGTGTCGCGTACCACTCGTTTACTCACGTTGCTGCAAGTGCTGCGGGGCAAAAGTCGTCCCGCTACGGCTGCAACGCTGGCCAGTGAATTGGAGATTTCCGAACGCACGCTGTACCGCGACATCGCCGAGCTGACGGCGCTGGGTGCACCGATTTTCGGCGAAGCAGGGGTTGGTTACGTGTTGCGCAGCGGTCTGTTCCTGCCGCCCTTGATGCTCAATGCCGACGAAACCGAAGCCATCGTGCTCGGATTACGTTACGTCGATCAGCGTGGCGACGAGGTGTTGAGCAAAGCTGCGGCCGACGCCTTGGCGAAGATTGCTGCGGTGTTGGCGCCTGAAGCTCAGGACGCCTTGCGCAACCCGACGGTGCTGCCGGGCCCGCGCGGTTATGGCTATCCGCAAAATGCCGTGCCGTTGAACGTGTTTCGCCAGGCCATCCGCGATCAGTCCAAGCTGAACATCGACTATGCAGACGCCCATCAAGTGCCCAGTCAGCGGTTGATCTGGCCACTGGCGCTGGGTTTTCTCAATGAGGTGCGGATCATCGTCGCCTGGTGTGAATTGCGCAGTGCCTACCGCACGTTTCGCACCGACCGGATCTCGGCCGCCACTGAGCAGGGTGAGCGCTATCCGGGGCGACGCAGCGACCTGTTGCGCACCTGGCACAAGCAGATGCAACTGGATGACGCCGGGTGTTTCACTCCTGACAAGAACTGACACAGACCTGTTCTAGCATGGCTCCAGAATCAAACAACAAGGAGCCGCACCCATGTCCAATCCAGCCTCTTCACTGGCACCCGCCATCGCCGCCTACATTGCTGCCGCCAATGCCCGCGACACCTCGCGGGTCGGCAGTTTTTTTGCTGAGGACGCCAACGTGTTCGATGAGGGCCAGCACCGGATCGGCACGCAAGCCATCGCCCAGTGGATGCAAGACACCGCGCAGCGTTATGAACCTCGGGTCGAAGTGCTAGACGTTCAGCAACGTACCGGCAAAGTCTTGGTGCACAACCTGATTTTCGGGACGTTTCCCGGCAGTCCTCTGGAGTTGCGCTACATGTTTCGCCTCAACGAACAGGGCAAGATCGCCCGGCTAGACATCTCTCTGTAAATCCGGGCGCCGTGGCATACTGCCGCGCATGAATGTCGACTCTCCCCTAAGCGCCTGGCAACACGCCATTGAACAAAAGGGCTTCGTCCAGGACGAAGCCCAGGAACATGCCGTGTGGGCGCTGCAAAAATGCCACGAAGCCTTGCACGAAGGGCGCACGCCAATCACCGGCGTTTACCTTTGGGGCCCGGTCGGACGGGGTAAGACCTGGTTGATGGACCAGTTCTACCAAACCCTGAAAGTCCCGGCCCGACGCCAACACTTCCACCACTTCATGGGCTGGGTGCATCAACGTTCGTTCCAGCTGACTGGCACCGCCGACCCGCTGAAGGCGCTGGCCCGTGAGTTGAGCCAGGAAGTGCGGGTGTTGTGTTTCGATGAACTGTTCGTCAACGACATTGGCGACGCGATCATTCTCGGGCGTTTGTTTCAAGTAATGTTTGAGCAGGGCGTGGTGGTGGTTTGCACCTCCAATCAGCCGCCGGACCAACTGTACGCCGACGGCTTCAACCGCGACCGTTTCGTGCCCGCCATCGAGGCGATCAAACAGCACATGCAGGTGATCGCGGTGGATGGCGGCGAAGACCATCGCCTGCATCCGGGCGCTGCGCTGCAACGTTATTGGGTGGCGGATTCCGGGCAACCCAGCGCGCTCGGTGAAGTGTTCAAGGCGTTGACCGTTGGCCAGTCAACATCCAGCGAGCCGATTACGGTCGGTTATCGCTCGATCAACGTGGTAAAGGCCAGTTCGACGGTGCTCTGGTGCCGCTACGCTGACCTTTGCGAACAACCGTTCGCCGCCATGGACTTCATGGCGCTGTGTGACACCTTCAGCGCTATTCTGTTGAGTGACGTGCCCAATCTCAGCGCGCAAAAACGCGAAGGACGTATCGCCCGAGGCACCGAGGACGGTGCCGAGCGGGTCGTGGCCGGTGATCGCGAGCTGCCGCAATTGTCGGTGCCTGACGATGGTGTCCGGCGTTTCATTGCCTTGGTGGACGAGTGTTACGACCGCAAGGTGCCGCTGTACCTCGAAGCGCGGGTGCCGATGACGGCGTTGTACACCGAGGGCTATCTGGAATTCCCGTTCCGCCGTACGTTAAGCCGTTTACAGGAAATGCAGCTGCAACGTTTCGCCGAAGCCTGATGGCCGGGAGCCGCGAATATGAATCAGCCTCTGTCTCACCATTTGTTGACCATGGCTTATCAGAATGCCTGGGCCAATCATCGACTCGCCAAGGCCTGGAATCAGTTGAGCCCGGCCGAACTGGTGGCGCCTCGGGTCAGCTTCTTCCCCAGCCTCATTGCCACCCTCAACCACATCCTGACCTGCGACTGGTTTTACGTGGATGCGCTGGAGCGGGAACTGCGCGGTGACGATCCGCACCCTGATTGCCATGTGTTCTTCGCCGAGGACGAACCGTTCACGGCGGGCGCCGATCTGCAGCGTGAACAAGCGCATGTGGACCGTCGCCTGATTGCCTACTGCGAACAATTGCGCGACGCTGACCTGGGCCGAATCGTGACCATCGCCCGGGACACGCCGCAACATGACAGCCGTTTGCGCCTGCTGTCGCACCTGTTCGAGCACCAGCTTCATCACCGTGGCCAGGTTCACGCGATGCTCAGCGGCACCTCGGTCAAACCGCCGCAACTGGACGAGTTTTTCTGTGCCGGTGAATCGCAGTTAAGAGCCAATGATTTTGCCGAGTTGGGCTGGACCGAAACGCTGATCTGGGGCGTTTGAGGCAGGTTCGGGTTGTCGCCGATTGCGCCTCGCGATAATGTCCGTCGACCTCCCGGCGCGAGCGACGCGCCGGGACCACTTGACGGGACGTTGACGATGGAAATGGAATCCGCAGAAATTCTGGTACTTCAAGCCAGCTACACCAATCCGCTGCATGCCGAGGCTATCGGTGTGGTGCTCAATGCGTACGCCGAAGACCCGATGGGCGGCGGTCAGCCACTGTCCGAAGACATTCTGCAACAACTGCCGGGAGAGCTGGCGAAGCGTCCCCATGCGTTCAGCGTACTGGCGTTTGTCCGTGGCGAACCGGCCGGGCTGGTCAATTGCTTCGAAGGTTTCTCGACGTTTGCCTGTCGGCCGCTGGTCAACGTGCACGATGTGTCGGTAGCGCCGAAGTTTCGCGGTCTGGGGCTGAGCCAAAGAATGCTGCAAAAGGTTGAAGACATCGCCCGCCAACGGGGTTGCTGCAAAATCACCCTGGAAGTGCTCGAAGGCAATGCCGTCGCGCAGGCGTCCTATGGCAAGTTCGGCTTTGCGCCCGGCATGTTCGACCCGGCCCATGGCCGCATGCTGTTCTGGACCAAGGAGCTTTAACGCCAAATGAACAGCCTCGATGGTGCGCAGGGCAGGGCTCCCGTGACAACAGACAAACCGTGGGCGATTTTCCTGATCTTTCTGCGTCTGGGGCTGACCTCGTTTGGCGGCCCTGTCGCGCATCTGGGCTATTTTCGCAGTGAGTTCGTGGCGCGTCGGCGCTGGCTGAGCGAAGCCGCGTACGCCGAATTGATCGCCCTGTGCCAGTTTCTGCCGGGCCCGGCGAGCAGTCAGGTGGGCATGGCGCTGGGTTTGTCCCGTGCCGGGTTTTCGGGGGCATTGGCGGCGTGGGCGGGTTTCACCTTGCCTTCGGCGTTGATACTTACGCTGTTGGCAGTCGGCATCACCCACGGTGGCTGGGCGTTGCCAGCGGGTTTGATTCACGGGCTGAAAATCGTCGCCGTCGCCGTGGTGGCCCAGGCCGTGTGGGGAATGGCTCGTACGTTATGCCGAGGTCCGGTGCGCGTGGGCATCATGCTGGTGGCGACGGTCGGGGTGCTGCTCTGGCCAACGACTGGCGGGCAGTTGACGGTGATGGCCGTGGCGGCGGTGATCGGCCTGGTCTTGCTGCACAACGCCAATGCGACGCCACGGGAGGGCTTGTCTATTCGGGTCAGTCGCGTGGCCAGCTGGCTGGCGATTGCTGTGTTCGTGACCTTGCTGCTGGGGTTGCCGCTGATCGCGCATCACTGGCCGGACTCGATGTTGAGCTTGTTCGACGGCTTCTACCGCACAGGCGCGCTGGTGTTTGGTGGCGGCCACGTCGTGTTGCCACTGTTGCAAAGTCAGGTGGTGAATACGGGGCTGCTGAGCAATGACGTGTTTCTCGCCGGGTATGCCGCTGCTCAAGCGGTGCCGGGGCCGCTGTTCACGTTCGCGGCGTTTCTGGGAGCCTCCATCAGTGGCTGGAGTGGGGCGCTGGTGTGCGTGCTGGCGATTTTCCTGCCGTCGCTGTTGTTGGTGATCGGCGTGTTGCCGTTCTGGCAGCGCTTGCGTGGCAATGGCCGGGTGCAAGCGGCGCTGGCCGGAGTGAATGCCGGGGTGGTCGGGTTATTGCTGGCCGCGTTGTATCAACCGTTGTGGACCAGCTCGATTTTCAGCCCGCTGGATGTCCTGTTGGCGGTGCTGGCGTTGATGGCGCTGCTGTTCTGGCGATGCCCGCCGTGGTTGCTGGTGCTGCTGGGTGGTTTATGCGGCGTGGTGCTGAGCGCTTGAAACCTTTCGATCGGGCATGAAAAAGGGCGTCCACCAGGACGCCCGTTAGTCATCGTTTATTTAGGCCGATAAGTTTCGGTCACTTGTGCGGTTTGATCGTTCGGAACCCTCAGTTCAATAGATCTGGTTTCGACGCCATTAGCTTGCTGTTGTTTGAGATGCAGGGTTTCGAAGTAATACCGCATGCGCTCGGCGCCGCCTTCGGCAAATGCGGTGGTCGAACCGAACATCATCAGACTGGCGAGGATCAACGCAGTACGTTTCATGGTTTGCCTCCCACTACGGATATCGGGTGCCTTTCATCCATGAACCAATGTTGCCGGGACATTATCCGCCGATTCCGGTATTTGGGAATCAACCGCGTTAAAGCTTCCAGTCCAGGCTCAAGGTGACTGTGCGCGGGTCGCCCCAATAGACGCCGTTGTAGAACCCGACGTTGTCGTAATACTTTTTGTCGAACAGGTTGTCGACGTTCAGCGAAGCGGACAGGTGCTTGTCGAACTCATACCGCGACATCAGCTTGACCACGGTGTAGGCCTCCTGGCGAATGTTGGCGCTGGCGGTGATGATCTCGCCATCAGCGCCACGACCGACCGGGCGTCTGGCGGCGCGGTAGACGTCGCTTTGCCAGTTCACCGCGCCGCCCACGGTCAGCGCCTGCCAGTCGCCGGGCAGGCGATAAGCGGTGGAGAAGCGGAACATGTTCAACGGCTGGTTGGTGTTGTTGCGCTGCTTCTCGCCATTGGCCGAGTGGGTGTAGGTGTAGCCGGCCGTCATGTTCCAGCCCGCCATCACCTCGCCGGAGATCTCGGCTTCAAAGCCCTGAACCTTGTTGCCTTTGCCGCCCGATCTGAAGAATTCCTCACCGGTGACCGGGTCTGGCGGTACGGAATCGTCGAGTTCGGCGACGTTGTCCTGCTTGCTCCAGAACACCGCAGTGGCGAGGTTGAGTCGCTCTTCCAGCAGGCTGCCCTTGAGCCCCAGTTCATAGTTGCTGCCGACCACCGGCTCGAGGTATGTGTGATTGCTGTCACGCTCGTCCTGCGGCTTGAAAATGTCGGTGTAGCTGACATACACCGTGTACTCGGGCGTTATGTCGTAGAGCAACCCGGCGTACGGCGTCCACATGTCGTTGTGTTGCTGGCGGGTGGTTTCGACACTGCTCAGTTGCAGATTGCCGTCGTACTTGTTGGCCGTTTTCGAGATTTCCCACGTTCCGTAGCGACTTCCGAGGACTGCGTGCAGGTCGTCGGTCAGGGTCAGGCGCGTGGCCAGGTAACCGGCCTTTTGCCGGGTGCTTTCATCCGAGCCTTTCAGTCCGGTGACGGTGTCCGGGAATTTGGGAATGCCGCCCATGTACTTCCAGTCGGGAACCCTCTCGTAATCCGCCGACCGTGGGCCGTCTACGGTGTAGGGGTTGTCTTCGCTACGCTCGGCTTCGCCATAGCCGATCATCATTTCGTGTTCACGACCGAACAGCGAATAAGGGCCGGACACGTTGAAGTCATAGGCCTTCATTTTCTGCGTGCCGACCATGTGGCTGACGTTGGCGAACATGCCGCTGCGATCCGCCTCGGGGAAACCGCCACCGCCGTAATAGATCTTGCCGTCGGTGTCACTCTCGCGATGGGTGTAGGCCGCCTTGAGGTGCCAACCGGCACCCAGTTGCTGGTCCAGCGTGGCAAACGCGGTCTTGTCCTTCAGCGGCCAGGAACTCCACGGCGTGGCCATGTTGGTGGAGCGTCCGAGGTTGGCTTTGCTGCCGTCAGCGTTCCAGTACGGCACGGTGCCCCAGGACGTGCCTTGCACCTGTTTGTCCTGATAGTCGTAACCCACGGCCAGCACGGTGTCGTCGGTCAAATCGGCTTCGAGAATCCCGTAGCCGACTTCCCGTTGCAGCGCGTACTTGTCACGGTAGGAACCGCTGTCGCGATAGGCCAGCACACTGCGACCGCGCAGGCGCCCGTCGAAGGCCAGCGGCCCGCCGACGTCCACATAGCTGTAGTAATCGTCATAGCTGCCGCCGCTGACACCGGTCTGGGCGGCCCATTGTGCGGTCGGCCGTTTGCGCACCATGTTGATAGTCGCGGAGGGATCGCCGGCGCCCGTGGTCAGGCCGGTCGCGCCGCGAACCACTTCGATGCGGTCGTAGATGATGGTGTCGGAATCGGATTTCATGTAGCTGAAGGTGTTGAGCATCCCGTCGATCTGGAAATTGTTGATCGAGTAACCGCGGGACGAATAGCTGACGCGGTCCGAGTCGTTGTGCTGAACCACCACACCGGTGGTCTGGCTCATGGCTTCGGACAATGTACCGAGTTTGAAATCGTCCATCTGCTGGCGCGTGACCACGGACACCGACTGCGGCGTTTCCTTGATCGACAGGTTCAGCCGCGTTGCGGTGCTCATGGCGCCGGTGGTGTACGACTCGGTGTTTTCGGTGGTAGTGCCCAGCCCCTGGGCGGTCACATTGGTGGCACCCAGTTCAAGGGTGCGGCTCGGCGCATGTTCCGGGGCGGTTTCAGCCAGCAAATCGGGGCTCAGGGCAGCACTGCACAGGCCCAGGGTAAAGGTCATGGAACGGGTGATAGGCGCGAACATCGCAGCCGACTCCTTGTCTTCGAGGGAAAAATTCCGTTTGTTCAAAGACGAAGGGGGGAGAGAGGATTTAGGTCTAAACGAGAATTATTGTTATTTTAAGGTGTTTCGGAGACGTTAAAGCGGGCGGCTGGTGTAAACCCTGTGGGAGCAAGCTCCCACAGGTTCCTCTACATATTGAAAGATCGGAGCCGATCCCTCAGGACATCATTTCTGCGCGACTGACGGATCGGACGGCGTGCTTTTCGGTTTCATCAGGCTGAAATCGATCAGCGGGCGCGACTGACGTTCATATGGATTGCCGATCATCAACGGCCGCGGCGTGAAGCTGTCGCTGACCAGGCTCTTGCTGCGGTCCAGTTCATCAAAACTCAAGCCCGCCAGATCGGCCCAGGTGTGGATCAGCTGCGAACTGCTGTAAGGCCGCCCCAGGTCAGCGGCAAAACTCCAGTCGTGGGTTTCACGCCATTTCGGCGAAGCCCAAGCCATGAACGGAATGGTGTACATCGGTGCCGTCGGCTTGGCTTCGTTGCGCCCCAGCGTACTGTGGCCCACGGAGTCGAAGACATCTTCGCCGTGGTCCGAGAGGTACATCAGGAAGCCGTTCGGGTCGGACTTGGCGTAATCCTTGATCAGGCTCGAGACGACGAAGTCGTTGTACAGCACCGCGTTGTCGTAGCTGTTGTACGTCGGCACCTGATCGTCACGCACGCCGTCCGGCACACCCTTGCGATCGGTGAACTTGTTGAAGGTCGGCGGATAACGGTACTGATAGCTCATGTGCGTGCCGAGCAAATGCACCACGATCAGCTTGCGCGGCGCGGCGTCCGCCAGGGCCTTGTTGAACGGCGCGATCACGTCGCCATCGTACTGCGCGGCATTCTGGTTGCGGTTGTTGTTCAGGTACACCTGCTCGTCGGCTTGTTCAGAGAACGTCGTGAGCATGGTGTTGCGCTTGGTCATGGTTTGCTGGTTGGTGATCCAGAAGGTCTTGTAACCCGCCTGTTTCATCATGCTGACCAGGGACGGCGTGGACAGGTACAGGTCCGGGTTTTCCTCGTCGGCGAAGGTCAACACCTGCTGCAACGCCTCGATGGTGTACGGGCGCGGGGTGATGACGTTGTCGAAGACCGCCATCTGATCCTTGAGCTTGTCCAGTTCCGGCGTGGTTTCACGCGGGTAACCGTAAAGGCTCATGCGCTGACGGTTGGTGGACTCGCCGATCACCAGCACCAGGGTCGCTGGCTGGTTGGCCATCGTGTCCTTGAGGTTTTTTAGCGGTGGAATCTTGCTCGCGCTGTCGAGCATGTCTTGCATGCCGGCCAGGGTGTCGAGGTAACGGTGATACGCCACCGCCATCTGCCAAGGCACCGCCGGCTCGATACGGGTTTCGAATTTCTCGAAGCCGCCGGCCAGGCTGCCGGTGCGCGCGGTTTGCTTGATCAGCGGGTAACCGACCACGGCCACCAGGATCGCGGTTGCGGCAACCAGTGCGCGGCCGCGAGGCATGTACACCGGACGCAAGCGGGTCCACAGGAAATACGCGAACAGCGTGTGGGCGAGGAACGCCGCCACCATCCACCAGGCGAAATACTGGGTCATGTATTCGCCCGCTTCAGAGATGTTCGATTCGAACATGATGAAGATGACGCTCTGGGAAAATTCCTGCTGATAGATGAAGAAGTAACCCAGGCTGGCCATCGAGCAGGCCCACAGCACCACGCCGATCAGCGCGGCCATTACCCGCGTCTGCTTAGGGAACATCAGCATCGGCGCGAGCCAGATGGCGCTCATCACAAAGGCCTGGCGGAACCCGGTAAAACCGGAGGTGCCCGTCAGTTGGATCAGCAGTTGGGTAATGCCG is drawn from Pseudomonas sp. 31-12 and contains these coding sequences:
- the zapE gene encoding cell division protein ZapE, whose amino-acid sequence is MNVDSPLSAWQHAIEQKGFVQDEAQEHAVWALQKCHEALHEGRTPITGVYLWGPVGRGKTWLMDQFYQTLKVPARRQHFHHFMGWVHQRSFQLTGTADPLKALARELSQEVRVLCFDELFVNDIGDAIILGRLFQVMFEQGVVVVCTSNQPPDQLYADGFNRDRFVPAIEAIKQHMQVIAVDGGEDHRLHPGAALQRYWVADSGQPSALGEVFKALTVGQSTSSEPITVGYRSINVVKASSTVLWCRYADLCEQPFAAMDFMALCDTFSAILLSDVPNLSAQKREGRIARGTEDGAERVVAGDRELPQLSVPDDGVRRFIALVDECYDRKVPLYLEARVPMTALYTEGYLEFPFRRTLSRLQEMQLQRFAEA
- the chrA gene encoding chromate efflux transporter, with the protein product MNSLDGAQGRAPVTTDKPWAIFLIFLRLGLTSFGGPVAHLGYFRSEFVARRRWLSEAAYAELIALCQFLPGPASSQVGMALGLSRAGFSGALAAWAGFTLPSALILTLLAVGITHGGWALPAGLIHGLKIVAVAVVAQAVWGMARTLCRGPVRVGIMLVATVGVLLWPTTGGQLTVMAVAAVIGLVLLHNANATPREGLSIRVSRVASWLAIAVFVTLLLGLPLIAHHWPDSMLSLFDGFYRTGALVFGGGHVVLPLLQSQVVNTGLLSNDVFLAGYAAAQAVPGPLFTFAAFLGASISGWSGALVCVLAIFLPSLLLVIGVLPFWQRLRGNGRVQAALAGVNAGVVGLLLAALYQPLWTSSIFSPLDVLLAVLALMALLFWRCPPWLLVLLGGLCGVVLSA
- a CDS encoding YafY family protein, which translates into the protein MSRTTRLLTLLQVLRGKSRPATAATLASELEISERTLYRDIAELTALGAPIFGEAGVGYVLRSGLFLPPLMLNADETEAIVLGLRYVDQRGDEVLSKAAADALAKIAAVLAPEAQDALRNPTVLPGPRGYGYPQNAVPLNVFRQAIRDQSKLNIDYADAHQVPSQRLIWPLALGFLNEVRIIVAWCELRSAYRTFRTDRISAATEQGERYPGRRSDLLRTWHKQMQLDDAGCFTPDKN
- a CDS encoding phosphoethanolamine transferase CptA translates to MSVFKRSTTTAKGFDWAGFLWLFLFFWYFSGITQLLIQLTGTSGFTGFRQAFVMSAIWLAPMLMFPKQTRVMAALIGVVLWACSMASLGYFFIYQQEFSQSVIFIMFESNISEAGEYMTQYFAWWMVAAFLAHTLFAYFLWTRLRPVYMPRGRALVAATAILVAVVGYPLIKQTARTGSLAGGFEKFETRIEPAVPWQMAVAYHRYLDTLAGMQDMLDSASKIPPLKNLKDTMANQPATLVLVIGESTNRQRMSLYGYPRETTPELDKLKDQMAVFDNVITPRPYTIEALQQVLTFADEENPDLYLSTPSLVSMMKQAGYKTFWITNQQTMTKRNTMLTTFSEQADEQVYLNNNRNQNAAQYDGDVIAPFNKALADAAPRKLIVVHLLGTHMSYQYRYPPTFNKFTDRKGVPDGVRDDQVPTYNSYDNAVLYNDFVVSSLIKDYAKSDPNGFLMYLSDHGEDVFDSVGHSTLGRNEAKPTAPMYTIPFMAWASPKWRETHDWSFAADLGRPYSSSQLIHTWADLAGLSFDELDRSKSLVSDSFTPRPLMIGNPYERQSRPLIDFSLMKPKSTPSDPSVAQK
- a CDS encoding GNAT family N-acetyltransferase produces the protein MESAEILVLQASYTNPLHAEAIGVVLNAYAEDPMGGGQPLSEDILQQLPGELAKRPHAFSVLAFVRGEPAGLVNCFEGFSTFACRPLVNVHDVSVAPKFRGLGLSQRMLQKVEDIARQRGCCKITLEVLEGNAVAQASYGKFGFAPGMFDPAHGRMLFWTKEL
- a CDS encoding TonB-dependent siderophore receptor → MFAPITRSMTFTLGLCSAALSPDLLAETAPEHAPSRTLELGATNVTAQGLGTTTENTESYTTGAMSTATRLNLSIKETPQSVSVVTRQQMDDFKLGTLSEAMSQTTGVVVQHNDSDRVSYSSRGYSINNFQIDGMLNTFSYMKSDSDTIIYDRIEVVRGATGLTTGAGDPSATINMVRKRPTAQWAAQTGVSGGSYDDYYSYVDVGGPLAFDGRLRGRSVLAYRDSGSYRDKYALQREVGYGILEADLTDDTVLAVGYDYQDKQVQGTSWGTVPYWNADGSKANLGRSTNMATPWSSWPLKDKTAFATLDQQLGAGWHLKAAYTHRESDTDGKIYYGGGGFPEADRSGMFANVSHMVGTQKMKAYDFNVSGPYSLFGREHEMMIGYGEAERSEDNPYTVDGPRSADYERVPDWKYMGGIPKFPDTVTGLKGSDESTRQKAGYLATRLTLTDDLHAVLGSRYGTWEISKTANKYDGNLQLSSVETTRQQHNDMWTPYAGLLYDITPEYTVYVSYTDIFKPQDERDSNHTYLEPVVGSNYELGLKGSLLEERLNLATAVFWSKQDNVAELDDSVPPDPVTGEEFFRSGGKGNKVQGFEAEISGEVMAGWNMTAGYTYTHSANGEKQRNNTNQPLNMFRFSTAYRLPGDWQALTVGGAVNWQSDVYRAARRPVGRGADGEIITASANIRQEAYTVVKLMSRYEFDKHLSASLNVDNLFDKKYYDNVGFYNGVYWGDPRTVTLSLDWKL
- a CDS encoding DinB family protein — encoded protein: MNQPLSHHLLTMAYQNAWANHRLAKAWNQLSPAELVAPRVSFFPSLIATLNHILTCDWFYVDALERELRGDDPHPDCHVFFAEDEPFTAGADLQREQAHVDRRLIAYCEQLRDADLGRIVTIARDTPQHDSRLRLLSHLFEHQLHHRGQVHAMLSGTSVKPPQLDEFFCAGESQLRANDFAELGWTETLIWGV
- a CDS encoding nuclear transport factor 2 family protein, coding for MSNPASSLAPAIAAYIAAANARDTSRVGSFFAEDANVFDEGQHRIGTQAIAQWMQDTAQRYEPRVEVLDVQQRTGKVLVHNLIFGTFPGSPLELRYMFRLNEQGKIARLDISL